A genomic window from Lotus japonicus ecotype B-129 chromosome 1, LjGifu_v1.2 includes:
- the LOC130731456 gene encoding triacylglycerol lipase OBL1 isoform X2: protein MDHGSSRYLNVFPDKGGIWDLMRYALLGDISTFVDTNNNNLSDPHHRWIIFLSILVRKIIAFLAKPLYWTGCFLEFLLNLLSQNGNFFGLLHNLIRGNLVVPQRGSEAFISIVGHLDNRIDLHEGQMFTEFIPEMGNRALMDLCVMASKLAYENALVIKNIMHFVDFYNCWNDFQKEMSTQVFIMCDKAKDANLILVSFRGTEPFDADDWSTDFDYSWYEIPETGKVHMGFLEALGLGNRVEPSTFTFHLLGKKNRKSSSTDDADIGASSESLFSGNDDSDADQSQYLTSETPSEMTAYYTVKSKLKSLLLEHKNANFMVTGHSLGGALAILFPTVLVVHEEMEIMERLLGVYTFGQPRIGNRQLGRFMEAYLERKYFRVVYCNDLVPRLPYDDKTFLYKHFGACLYYNCLYIEKQVKEEPNKNFFQMRSALSIHLNAVWELIRGIAIGYVEGAEYKEGWLRILARVIGIVFAGFSAHCSTDYVNSVRLGKKSSPQMSPM from the exons ATGGACCATGGGAGTTCGAGGTACCTGAATGTGTTCCCTGATAAGGGTGGCATTTGGGACTTGATGCGCTACGCTCTGCTGGGAGACATTTCCACCTTCGTTGACACCAACAATAACAATCTGTCTGATCCTCATCACAGATGGATCATCTTCCTTTCCATTCTTGTTCGCAAAATCATTGCTTTCCTCGCCAAGCCTCTCTACTGGACTGGCTGTTTTCTTGAATTTCTGCTCAATCTTCTGTCCCAGAATGGCAACTTCTTTGGTCTACTTCACAACTTGATACGGG GGAATTTGGTGGTACCACAAAGAGGTTCAGAAGCTTTTATCAGTATAGTCGGTCACTTGGACAATAGGATTGATCTGCATGAGGGCCAGATGTTCACAGAATTTATACCAGAAATGGGCAACCGGGCTTTAATGGACCTCTGCGTGATGGCTTCCAAGTTAGCATATGAGAATGCTCTAGTCATCAAAAATATT ATGCACTTTGTGGACTTCTACAACTGCTGGAATG ATTTCCAGAAAGAGATGTCCACTCAAGTATTTATTATGTGTGACAAGGCCAAAGATGCAAATTTGATATTAGTCAGCTTTAGAGGGACTGAACCTTTTGATGCTGATGATTGGAGTACTGATTTTGATTATTCCTGGTATGAGATCCCAGAAACGGGAAAAGTTCACATGGGATTCTTAGAAGCCCTTGGTTTGGGCAATAGAGTTGAACCTTCCACCTTTACCTTTCATCTTCTAGGGAAAAAAAATAGGAAGTCAAGCTCTACAGATGATGCTGATATTGGAGCCTCCTCTGAATCATTGTTCTCTGGCAATGATGATTCTGATGCCGATCAAAGCCAATATTTAACTTCTGAGACAccatcagagatgactgcataTTACACCGTGAAAAGCAAACTCAAAAGCCTATTATTGGAGCACAAGAATGCAAACTTCATGGTTACTGGGCATAGCTTGGGAGGAGCCCTGGCCATATTGTTTCCAACAGTGCTAGTGGTGCATGAGGAGATGGAGATAATGGAAAGGTTGCTTGGTGTGTACACATTCGGCCAACCGAGGATAGGGAATAGGCAGCTGGGGAGATTCATGGAAGCTTATTTGGAACGGAAGTACTTCAGAGTGGTTTATTGTAATGATCTTGTCCCCAGGTTGCCTTATGATGACAAAACCTTCTTGTACAAACATTTTGGAGCCTGCCTTTACTACAACTGCTTGTATATTGAAAAACAAGTGAAGGAGGAGCCAAATAAAAATTTCTTTCAAATGAGATCCGCATTGTCAATACATCTGAATGCCGTGTGGGAGTTAATTAGAGGCATTGCGATTGGGTACGTTGAAGGTGCAGAGTATAAGGAAGGGTGGCTTCGCATATTGGCAAGGGTAATAGGAATAGTATTTGCTGGTTTTTCCGCTCATTGTTCCACAGATTATGTCAACTCTGTCAGACTTGGTAAGAAAAGCTCCCCTCAAATGTCTCCCATGTAA
- the LOC130731456 gene encoding triacylglycerol lipase OBL1 isoform X1 has translation MDHGSSRYLNVFPDKGGIWDLMRYALLGDISTFVDTNNNNLSDPHHRWIIFLSILVRKIIAFLAKPLYWTGCFLEFLLNLLSQNGNFFGLLHNLIRGNLVVPQRGSEAFISIVGHLDNRIDLHEGQMFTEFIPEMGNRALMDLCVMASKLAYENALVIKNIVSNHWKMHFVDFYNCWNDFQKEMSTQVFIMCDKAKDANLILVSFRGTEPFDADDWSTDFDYSWYEIPETGKVHMGFLEALGLGNRVEPSTFTFHLLGKKNRKSSSTDDADIGASSESLFSGNDDSDADQSQYLTSETPSEMTAYYTVKSKLKSLLLEHKNANFMVTGHSLGGALAILFPTVLVVHEEMEIMERLLGVYTFGQPRIGNRQLGRFMEAYLERKYFRVVYCNDLVPRLPYDDKTFLYKHFGACLYYNCLYIEKQVKEEPNKNFFQMRSALSIHLNAVWELIRGIAIGYVEGAEYKEGWLRILARVIGIVFAGFSAHCSTDYVNSVRLGKKSSPQMSPM, from the exons ATGGACCATGGGAGTTCGAGGTACCTGAATGTGTTCCCTGATAAGGGTGGCATTTGGGACTTGATGCGCTACGCTCTGCTGGGAGACATTTCCACCTTCGTTGACACCAACAATAACAATCTGTCTGATCCTCATCACAGATGGATCATCTTCCTTTCCATTCTTGTTCGCAAAATCATTGCTTTCCTCGCCAAGCCTCTCTACTGGACTGGCTGTTTTCTTGAATTTCTGCTCAATCTTCTGTCCCAGAATGGCAACTTCTTTGGTCTACTTCACAACTTGATACGGG GGAATTTGGTGGTACCACAAAGAGGTTCAGAAGCTTTTATCAGTATAGTCGGTCACTTGGACAATAGGATTGATCTGCATGAGGGCCAGATGTTCACAGAATTTATACCAGAAATGGGCAACCGGGCTTTAATGGACCTCTGCGTGATGGCTTCCAAGTTAGCATATGAGAATGCTCTAGTCATCAAAAATATTGTAAGCAACCATTGGAAG ATGCACTTTGTGGACTTCTACAACTGCTGGAATG ATTTCCAGAAAGAGATGTCCACTCAAGTATTTATTATGTGTGACAAGGCCAAAGATGCAAATTTGATATTAGTCAGCTTTAGAGGGACTGAACCTTTTGATGCTGATGATTGGAGTACTGATTTTGATTATTCCTGGTATGAGATCCCAGAAACGGGAAAAGTTCACATGGGATTCTTAGAAGCCCTTGGTTTGGGCAATAGAGTTGAACCTTCCACCTTTACCTTTCATCTTCTAGGGAAAAAAAATAGGAAGTCAAGCTCTACAGATGATGCTGATATTGGAGCCTCCTCTGAATCATTGTTCTCTGGCAATGATGATTCTGATGCCGATCAAAGCCAATATTTAACTTCTGAGACAccatcagagatgactgcataTTACACCGTGAAAAGCAAACTCAAAAGCCTATTATTGGAGCACAAGAATGCAAACTTCATGGTTACTGGGCATAGCTTGGGAGGAGCCCTGGCCATATTGTTTCCAACAGTGCTAGTGGTGCATGAGGAGATGGAGATAATGGAAAGGTTGCTTGGTGTGTACACATTCGGCCAACCGAGGATAGGGAATAGGCAGCTGGGGAGATTCATGGAAGCTTATTTGGAACGGAAGTACTTCAGAGTGGTTTATTGTAATGATCTTGTCCCCAGGTTGCCTTATGATGACAAAACCTTCTTGTACAAACATTTTGGAGCCTGCCTTTACTACAACTGCTTGTATATTGAAAAACAAGTGAAGGAGGAGCCAAATAAAAATTTCTTTCAAATGAGATCCGCATTGTCAATACATCTGAATGCCGTGTGGGAGTTAATTAGAGGCATTGCGATTGGGTACGTTGAAGGTGCAGAGTATAAGGAAGGGTGGCTTCGCATATTGGCAAGGGTAATAGGAATAGTATTTGCTGGTTTTTCCGCTCATTGTTCCACAGATTATGTCAACTCTGTCAGACTTGGTAAGAAAAGCTCCCCTCAAATGTCTCCCATGTAA